A genomic window from Lotus japonicus ecotype B-129 chromosome 1, LjGifu_v1.2 includes:
- the LOC130730737 gene encoding probable glutathione peroxidase 5 — translation MGASQSSTSEKTVHEFTVKDARGKDVNLSTYKGKVLLIVNVASKCGFTNSNYTQLTELYQRYKDKGLEILAFPCNQFLKQEPGTGQEAEQFACTRFKAEYPIFGKVRVNGADTAPLYRFLKQKKGGFLGSSIKWNFTKFLVDKEGNVLQRYGTTTTPLAIENDIKKALGEA, via the exons ATGGGTGCTTCACAATCATCAACCTCAGAGAAAACCGTCCATGAATTCACCGTTAAG GATGCTAGAGGCAAAGATGTGAACCTCAGCACTTACAAAGGGAAGGTTCTTCTCATAGTTAACGTCGCTTCCAAATG TGGATTTACTAATTCCAATTACACCCAGTTAACTGAGCTTTACCAAAGATACAAGGACAAAG GTCTTGAGATATTGGCATTTCCATGCAACCAGTTTTTGAAGCAAGAGCCTGGGACTGGCCAGGAAGCTGAGCAATTTGCCTGTACAAGATTCAAGGCTGAGTATCCCATTTTCGGAAAG GTACGTGTCAATGGAGCTGACACAGCACCTCTTTACAGATTcctaaaacaaaagaaaggtgGATTTCTGGGGTCTAGTATAAAGTGGAATTTCACCAAATTTTTGGTTGACAAGGAAGGGAATGTCCTCCAGCGTTATGGAACAACCACCACACCGTTGGCCATTGAA AATGACATCAAGAAGGCATTGGGAGAGGCTTGA